The Coregonus clupeaformis isolate EN_2021a chromosome 26, ASM2061545v1, whole genome shotgun sequence genome window below encodes:
- the LOC121539866 gene encoding regulator of G-protein signaling 4 codes for MCKGLTTLPATCLKSAKDIKHKIGFLLHKPEFPPDQEHIKEKTNTTKRVSPADVEKWKQSFNNLMNSEAGRTVFTTFLKAEFSQENMEFWKACEEYKTSAPKKMAAKAKQIYDQYIEADSLNEVNLDSATREETRQNLSNAGPFCFDEAQQKIFTLMEKDSYRRFLYSKLIQDLSPLPTTTPLSAMEKRGGKRGCSENSGA; via the exons ATGTGTAAGGGATTAACAACACTGCCTGCAACCTGTTTGAAAAG TGCCAAAGACATCAAGCACAAGATTGGCTTTCTGCTCCATAAGCCTGAGTTTCCACCAGACCAGGAACATATCAAAGAGAAGACCAACACTACCAAGAG AGTTTCACCTGCTGATGTAGAGAAATGGAAACAGTCCTTCAACAACCTGATGAATAGTGAAG CTGGCCGTACAGTGTTCACTACCTTCCTGAAGGCAGAGTTCAGCCAGGAGAACATGGAGTTCTGGAAAGCTTGTGAGGAATACAAAACGTCAGCTCCAAAAAAGATGGCAGCTAAAGCCAAACAGATCTATGACCAGTACATCGAGGCAGACTCTCTTAACGAG GTGAACTTGGACTCAGCGACGCGAGAGGAGACCAGACAGAACCTGTCTAATGCCGGCCCATTCTGTTTCGACGAAGCACAGCAGAAGATCTTCACTTTGATGGAGAAAGACTCATACAGAAGGTTCCTCTATTCCAAACTGATCCAGGATCTGTCCCCATTGCCCACAACCACCCCACTCAGTGCTATGGAGAAGAGGGGTGGGAAGAGAGGCTGTTCTGAGAACAGTGGTGCATAG